From a single Granulicella aggregans genomic region:
- a CDS encoding glycosyltransferase codes for MESRDKKVLVFAERMLPSTQTFIPLQVNALTRYQPQYIGLIPAEKNYPMEDPPIMLTSERTRVARVRREAYRWTGVAPGFHSQARAVKADILHGHFAEGGPAAVFLAEATKLPLMLHLRGGAELMADEDLQKQLFQRPFLAWRERLWKRASMFLCVSEFIKGKAIKSGFPEAKLRVHYTGMDLRKFTPVLPIVEMDPKLVLYVGRLVPYKGCDYLLRAMAQVQQRQAEAHLVVIGDGTFRSELERLAGELGVRCKFLGEQPQAEIHKWLDKARVFCAPSVTLSDGMSEAFGNVFSEAQAMGVPVVSNRHGGIPETMMEGVTGLLAEERNVEMLAAHLLRYLEDDGFWAASREEGLRWVRSRFDVHTQTARLEEIYDAVRANFRPGKASQNSVAFETN; via the coding sequence TTGGAGAGCCGCGATAAGAAGGTGCTGGTCTTTGCAGAGCGTATGCTGCCCTCGACGCAGACGTTCATTCCCTTGCAGGTGAATGCACTTACGCGATATCAACCCCAGTACATTGGGCTGATTCCCGCGGAGAAAAACTACCCGATGGAAGATCCGCCGATCATGTTGACATCGGAGCGAACGCGGGTGGCGCGCGTCCGGCGCGAGGCGTACCGCTGGACCGGGGTGGCTCCGGGATTCCACTCCCAGGCGCGGGCGGTGAAGGCGGACATCCTTCACGGACATTTTGCCGAAGGAGGGCCGGCGGCGGTATTCCTGGCGGAGGCGACGAAGCTTCCGCTGATGCTGCATCTTCGTGGCGGGGCAGAGCTTATGGCTGACGAAGACCTGCAGAAGCAGCTCTTTCAGCGACCCTTTCTGGCCTGGCGGGAGCGCCTCTGGAAGCGCGCCTCCATGTTCCTATGCGTCTCCGAGTTCATCAAGGGCAAAGCCATCAAGTCCGGATTTCCCGAGGCGAAGCTGCGCGTCCACTACACCGGGATGGATCTGAGGAAGTTCACCCCCGTGCTTCCGATCGTGGAGATGGATCCCAAGCTCGTGCTCTACGTTGGCCGGCTCGTGCCTTATAAAGGGTGCGATTACCTGCTGCGGGCGATGGCGCAGGTTCAGCAGCGCCAGGCGGAGGCCCATCTCGTAGTTATCGGAGATGGCACCTTCCGGTCGGAGTTGGAACGTCTGGCGGGAGAACTCGGCGTACGGTGCAAGTTCCTCGGAGAGCAGCCGCAGGCGGAGATTCACAAGTGGCTGGATAAGGCCCGCGTCTTCTGCGCGCCCAGCGTTACTCTTTCCGATGGCATGAGTGAGGCCTTCGGCAACGTCTTCTCCGAGGCCCAGGCGATGGGTGTGCCTGTCGTTAGTAACCGGCACGGTGGTATCCCGGAGACGATGATGGAGGGTGTGACCGGCTTGCTCGCCGAAGAGCGCAACGTCGAGATGTTGGCGGCGCACCTGCTGCGCTACCTCGAAGACGACGGTTTCTGGGCAGCCTCGCGGGAAGAAGGACTGCGGTGGGTCCGGTCACGATTCGACGTACACACGCAGACGGCTCGCCTGGAAGAGATCTACGACGCCGTGCGGGCAAACTTCCGGCCCGGAAAGGCATCACAGAATAGTGTTGCCTTCGAAACCAACTAA
- a CDS encoding O-antigen ligase family protein — translation MSTLAAPQGVLPRTAPRAVERARPSDSVFRLIVTYVLLGPLLFIAARGAFSVQGMGYNSKMGAALTPESGQGSTLHSAELIGFYGIMLLVMYPVLKQLIRTCRNHWPLFMLPFWAIASTTWSSEPKRTLSFAILSLILTVFGIYLAVRFNPRQQMQLFLATGLVAVLASFVLVVALPRAGIDYKNVTVGAEGIYPSKNACSGITILLLLPAFFYTFPGKWGGVKRAIYIFLNLALIVAALARTGWGVLIILLSFILLLRFMHRLRPIERIFVAGFTPALIALVLWLVYVNSGPILKFIGKDPTLSGRTVIWAVAPLAIVKSPIIGFGYDAFWTITNPEAHRLALAAGDPFLNNAENGVLGMLLELGAVGMLVLSWALVKGVVNSFRSFRSNTPDYVLWYIVLMFFTLLSLVDGNKFMVPNAIEWPVFMMAYVGLAEEARRIKSLGVA, via the coding sequence ATGAGCACACTGGCTGCGCCTCAGGGCGTCTTACCAAGGACCGCACCCCGGGCGGTTGAGCGGGCCAGACCCTCCGATTCCGTCTTCCGGCTGATCGTTACCTATGTGCTTCTCGGGCCGCTTCTCTTTATCGCTGCCCGCGGAGCATTTTCCGTTCAGGGTATGGGTTACAACAGCAAGATGGGCGCGGCCCTCACGCCGGAGAGCGGTCAGGGATCGACGCTACACTCCGCTGAGTTGATCGGCTTTTACGGCATCATGTTGTTGGTCATGTACCCGGTCCTGAAGCAATTGATCCGGACTTGCCGCAATCACTGGCCGCTCTTCATGCTTCCTTTCTGGGCAATCGCCTCGACCACGTGGTCATCTGAACCGAAGCGAACCCTGTCGTTTGCGATCCTTTCCCTGATCCTCACCGTCTTCGGAATCTATCTGGCCGTCCGTTTCAATCCGCGCCAGCAGATGCAGCTCTTTCTCGCGACCGGACTGGTAGCCGTCCTGGCCAGTTTTGTCCTGGTCGTCGCTCTGCCAAGGGCCGGGATCGACTATAAAAATGTGACGGTCGGCGCGGAGGGAATCTATCCCAGTAAGAATGCTTGTTCCGGTATTACCATCCTCTTGCTGTTGCCCGCCTTCTTCTACACCTTCCCCGGAAAGTGGGGCGGAGTAAAGCGCGCGATTTACATCTTCCTGAACCTGGCATTGATCGTCGCCGCCCTTGCGAGAACCGGCTGGGGCGTGTTGATTATCCTCCTGTCCTTTATCCTGCTGCTGCGCTTCATGCATCGCCTCAGGCCGATCGAGCGGATCTTTGTGGCGGGATTCACCCCGGCCCTCATCGCGTTGGTTCTATGGCTGGTATATGTAAACAGCGGGCCAATCCTGAAGTTCATCGGCAAGGATCCCACGCTGAGCGGGCGAACAGTCATCTGGGCGGTCGCCCCACTGGCCATCGTGAAGTCGCCGATCATAGGCTTCGGCTACGACGCATTCTGGACGATCACGAACCCTGAAGCTCATCGGCTCGCCCTGGCCGCCGGAGATCCCTTCCTCAACAACGCCGAGAACGGCGTATTGGGAATGCTGCTTGAACTTGGGGCCGTAGGTATGCTTGTTCTCTCCTGGGCGCTGGTGAAAGGGGTCGTGAATTCCTTCCGCAGCTTTCGGAGTAATACGCCAGATTACGTTCTCTGGTACATCGTGCTGATGTTCTTCACCCTGCTCTCCCTGGTCGATGGAAATAAATTTATGGTTCCCAATGCCATTGAATGGCCGGTATTCATGATGGCTTACGTGGGCCTCGCCGAGGAAGCGCGCAGGATCAAGTCACTCGGGGTCGCATGA
- a CDS encoding glycoside hydrolase family 28 protein, with protein sequence MSRRSMMKTAAATAAALAASTQTWAQPFAAYGGQSGLIFDPRRYGAKGDGVTLDTQPIQQAIDDCTAAGGGTVLLGPGTYVTGLVRLKSNVTFQLQAGAKILASPNYSDFVLPADAVAITKVSVGAHLLFALNAQNITILGPGTIDGNSPNYIVAKPRPPVAPQDQWRDVAAFGTQRVHQISPMVEMGNVTNLHVENITLQNAVGWALRPIGCKQVLIRKVTVRNPINSSNCDGIDPQACEDVLLDGCDIVTGDDAICVKSGNFYQGNQASRNVKIMNCRVSTCTNGLIIGPEGPAPIVNTTFENCEVYGTSGPENERPTAGAQVMLWDNSYVDGVTYSGIKMTNVRAPICIRLQTTAGKEKLAQANTTPLTGAIRNVTITNVQATGATITSSITGIPQLQPQNITLRDISITTVEPGNLAWLQNPVPEAATSYPGSTMFGRLPAYGLYAHHVQGLTLQNVTITSQTHDPRPMLVCDDVKQLSVQDVSGTPSDPSQPFMDLRNTQSARIQGNRAPVGTGVFVKVSGANSHDVQMQGNDFSQSKSPVMRTLEVPQDGVGSVN encoded by the coding sequence TTGAGTCGCAGATCCATGATGAAGACCGCAGCCGCGACAGCCGCTGCTCTGGCCGCAAGCACTCAAACATGGGCGCAGCCTTTCGCCGCATATGGCGGGCAATCAGGGCTCATCTTCGATCCACGTCGCTACGGTGCGAAAGGCGATGGCGTAACGCTCGACACTCAACCCATCCAGCAGGCGATTGACGATTGCACAGCGGCGGGCGGTGGCACGGTCCTGCTCGGCCCGGGAACATACGTCACCGGGCTGGTCCGGCTCAAGAGCAACGTGACCTTCCAGTTGCAGGCCGGAGCCAAGATCCTCGCAAGCCCCAACTACTCCGACTTCGTCCTCCCAGCCGACGCCGTGGCCATCACCAAGGTCTCCGTTGGAGCTCATCTCCTCTTCGCTCTGAACGCGCAGAACATTACGATCCTCGGCCCAGGCACCATCGACGGCAACAGCCCAAACTACATCGTCGCCAAGCCGCGTCCTCCCGTCGCTCCCCAGGATCAGTGGCGCGATGTAGCCGCCTTCGGTACGCAGCGAGTCCATCAGATATCGCCGATGGTTGAAATGGGCAATGTCACCAATCTGCACGTTGAGAACATCACGCTGCAGAACGCCGTCGGCTGGGCCCTGCGCCCCATCGGATGCAAGCAGGTGCTTATACGCAAGGTCACGGTAAGGAATCCGATCAACTCCTCCAACTGCGACGGTATCGACCCGCAGGCCTGCGAAGACGTTCTCCTCGATGGTTGCGACATCGTCACAGGAGACGACGCGATCTGCGTCAAGAGCGGCAACTTCTACCAGGGCAACCAGGCCTCCCGCAATGTAAAGATCATGAACTGCCGTGTCAGTACCTGCACGAACGGACTGATCATCGGCCCCGAAGGCCCAGCTCCCATTGTGAATACGACCTTTGAAAACTGCGAAGTTTACGGGACCAGCGGACCGGAGAACGAAAGGCCCACCGCCGGAGCGCAGGTGATGTTGTGGGACAACTCCTATGTGGACGGCGTCACCTACTCGGGCATCAAGATGACCAACGTCAGGGCTCCCATCTGCATTCGTCTGCAGACCACCGCGGGCAAAGAAAAGCTCGCCCAGGCGAACACCACTCCACTCACGGGCGCCATCCGAAACGTGACGATCACCAATGTGCAGGCCACCGGGGCGACGATTACTTCGTCGATTACTGGAATCCCCCAGCTGCAGCCTCAGAACATCACCCTGCGCGACATCTCAATCACTACCGTCGAGCCGGGCAATCTCGCATGGCTTCAGAATCCAGTACCAGAGGCGGCGACCAGCTACCCTGGCTCCACGATGTTTGGCCGGCTTCCGGCCTACGGCCTCTATGCCCATCACGTGCAGGGACTCACCTTGCAGAACGTGACCATCACCTCGCAGACCCACGACCCTCGGCCCATGCTCGTCTGCGATGACGTGAAACAGTTGTCTGTGCAGGATGTAAGCGGCACTCCCAGCGATCCTTCGCAGCCCTTTATGGATCTAAGGAACACTCAGTCCGCGCGCATCCAGGGCAACCGTGCGCCGGTCGGTACTGGGGTCTTTGTGAAAGTCTCCGGAGCCAACTCGCATGACGTGCAGATGCAGGGCAATGACTTCAGTCAGAGTAAAAGCCCGGTCATGCGCACCCTCGAAGTCCCACAGGACGGCGTAGGGTCGGTCAACTAG
- a CDS encoding glycosyltransferase family 4 protein — protein sequence MLEDEKDGAKYLIKQPRVLLIDLGAHFGGVENYLVSLTALLTGKVELHALCVLPELARRLEAAGAKTTLLPTLGGSLKPLRFLLTALILPIILLRDRIDIIQVNGFLEATLMLEARLLGRRAVYTRHGPFEMELFPWYRAPLKFLPRALARISVHLATQVVCVSETVGIGVKKIRPAVPTVVIPNWLAGQGSPQLVRCEPGREITIVCASRLERYKGIQLAIAAIRGVPGAKLVVVGDGPYRGALEEMSTDLIASGKVEFAGFQKNMQPYYELADIFCMPSLGPEGLPMSSLEAMGRGLPCILSDLPVHREITDDGVGAVLFASGDESSLQQAMIRVATDVAVRAKFARECYRIIGERYTAERVRVAYLKVFA from the coding sequence GTGCTGGAAGATGAAAAAGATGGGGCCAAGTATTTGATAAAGCAGCCAAGAGTGTTGCTGATCGACCTGGGAGCGCACTTTGGAGGCGTGGAAAACTACCTGGTGAGCCTCACGGCTCTTCTCACTGGCAAGGTGGAGTTGCATGCCCTCTGCGTTTTGCCCGAGCTGGCAAGGCGCCTGGAAGCGGCGGGAGCGAAGACTACCCTTCTGCCCACTCTAGGAGGATCCCTGAAGCCGCTCCGTTTTCTGTTGACCGCATTGATTCTCCCCATCATTCTTCTTCGGGACCGAATCGACATCATCCAGGTAAACGGATTTCTTGAGGCGACTCTCATGCTCGAGGCCCGGCTCCTGGGCCGCCGTGCCGTCTACACCCGGCATGGCCCGTTTGAGATGGAGCTCTTCCCCTGGTATCGCGCCCCGCTCAAGTTTCTTCCTCGCGCGCTGGCGCGAATCAGCGTCCACCTGGCCACTCAAGTGGTCTGCGTCTCCGAGACAGTCGGAATCGGCGTGAAAAAGATCAGGCCTGCGGTGCCGACCGTGGTTATCCCGAACTGGCTGGCCGGGCAGGGTTCTCCGCAACTGGTCCGCTGCGAGCCCGGACGCGAGATCACGATCGTATGCGCGAGCCGCCTCGAACGATACAAGGGAATACAGCTGGCCATTGCCGCCATCCGCGGGGTTCCCGGCGCGAAGCTGGTTGTCGTGGGAGATGGCCCTTACCGGGGTGCGCTCGAGGAGATGTCGACCGACCTGATCGCCTCGGGAAAGGTCGAGTTCGCCGGCTTCCAGAAAAATATGCAACCTTATTATGAGTTGGCGGACATCTTCTGCATGCCATCGCTCGGCCCGGAGGGCCTGCCGATGTCGAGCCTGGAGGCGATGGGCCGGGGTCTACCGTGCATCCTGAGCGACCTGCCGGTGCATCGGGAGATTACAGACGACGGCGTGGGCGCGGTGCTCTTCGCGTCGGGGGATGAGAGTTCGCTGCAGCAAGCCATGATACGAGTAGCAACAGATGTCGCAGTGCGAGCGAAGTTCGCCAGGGAATGCTATCGCATCATCGGCGAAAGATACACCGCAGAGCGGGTGAGAGTGGCGTATCTGAAGGTCTTTGCCTGA
- a CDS encoding GumC family protein, producing MANYALDTPQAVEAGLTVNDLVRVLRRRRNVGLIILGACFLLALLYCITATKRYAAVALVQVQKEGATPIDLTDLGAPAAGLGADAAATSINLETQTQILQSDTLALAVIRDLNLEATPDFKSHWNPISAVIGLFTPSGKPDPQGASLEDSPARRTRAIHKFEKNLTVKVLTGTRLLQVSYADPDPKLSAAVVNKLVQSLTDFSFESKTASSSEASDFLQSQLADLRKQSEEDQAKLAALQKGTDMFSLGTDSNGHEQLYSSVLDKLQQSTAALSAANQNRIVKEAVYKAVRTGNAELISELSGTAGAAGGAPVANSLVLIQNLRLQQSTLQQQIADGELKYGTAYPRMAELHAQLDHVNTALNDEIARVATRAKNDYDIAVSNENQIRVENEANHRAADALKDKAVDYTIQRDEANQSRTLYEDLLKKLKETGVLKGLKGGDLSIVDPARVPAAPSKPDTLLVLAGSIAVGLLFAFGGMLIAEGLDRSIHTTSQIEQMGLPLIGILPEYGNGQPAIEGMRGLRTLAAPRSAYSEAVRSIRSSLVTVGVAQHRVIVVTSANAHEGKSVTARNLAVSVAQQGKRVVLVDADFRSTADAGPEFTAKEGLSTLLAGPPVAPTLLQVPKQPNLFILPGGATPPNPAELLSSPRMNLLIDELKQQFELVLIDSPPVLPVVDAAILSAMADSTVLVAHQGVTEEASLARAYQILASRAKPDSIAVVLNGVSTNSDLYHSYFGKTTANYYQEDAHETA from the coding sequence ATGGCAAACTACGCGCTCGACACACCGCAGGCAGTTGAAGCGGGACTTACTGTAAACGATCTTGTCCGGGTGCTTCGCAGGCGCCGGAATGTTGGGCTGATCATTCTTGGGGCATGCTTTCTTTTGGCCCTGCTGTACTGCATCACCGCGACCAAGCGGTATGCGGCTGTCGCTCTCGTTCAGGTTCAGAAGGAAGGCGCAACCCCTATCGATCTCACTGATCTGGGTGCCCCTGCAGCGGGCCTTGGTGCAGACGCGGCGGCGACGAGCATCAATCTCGAGACGCAGACTCAAATCCTGCAGTCGGACACGCTTGCCCTGGCCGTCATTCGCGACCTGAACCTGGAGGCAACCCCCGACTTCAAGTCTCACTGGAACCCTATCAGCGCGGTCATTGGCCTCTTCACTCCCTCCGGGAAGCCCGATCCTCAAGGTGCTTCGCTCGAAGATTCGCCCGCCCGGCGAACCCGTGCTATCCACAAGTTCGAGAAGAATCTTACCGTTAAGGTTCTTACCGGGACCCGCTTGCTCCAGGTCAGCTACGCTGATCCCGACCCCAAGCTCTCAGCCGCGGTTGTGAACAAGCTCGTCCAGAGCCTGACCGACTTCTCTTTCGAGTCGAAGACCGCGTCGTCCTCCGAGGCGAGCGACTTCCTCCAGAGCCAGCTCGCCGACCTCCGCAAGCAGAGTGAGGAGGACCAGGCCAAGCTCGCGGCGCTACAAAAAGGGACTGACATGTTCAGCCTCGGTACCGACAGCAACGGCCACGAGCAGCTCTATTCGAGCGTTCTCGATAAGTTGCAGCAGTCAACCGCCGCGCTCTCCGCCGCCAATCAGAACCGGATCGTCAAGGAAGCTGTCTACAAGGCGGTCAGAACCGGAAACGCTGAATTGATCTCCGAGCTTAGCGGTACGGCAGGCGCAGCAGGTGGAGCTCCTGTCGCCAACTCGCTCGTATTGATTCAGAACCTTCGGCTGCAGCAGTCGACCCTGCAGCAGCAGATCGCGGACGGCGAACTAAAGTACGGCACTGCTTACCCGAGGATGGCCGAGCTTCATGCGCAGCTGGACCATGTGAACACAGCGCTGAACGACGAAATCGCGCGTGTGGCCACCAGGGCGAAGAACGACTACGACATTGCCGTGTCGAACGAGAACCAGATTCGTGTCGAGAATGAAGCAAACCATCGTGCGGCTGACGCCCTGAAGGACAAGGCTGTCGACTACACCATTCAACGCGACGAGGCCAACCAAAGCCGGACCCTCTACGAGGACCTGCTGAAGAAGTTGAAGGAGACGGGCGTTCTCAAGGGGCTGAAGGGCGGCGACCTTTCGATCGTTGACCCGGCGCGCGTTCCCGCCGCTCCCTCCAAGCCGGACACCCTGCTTGTGTTAGCTGGATCTATCGCTGTCGGACTGCTCTTTGCGTTTGGCGGAATGCTGATCGCGGAAGGGCTCGATCGCAGCATCCATACGACGTCCCAGATCGAACAGATGGGGCTTCCATTGATCGGCATCCTTCCCGAGTATGGGAACGGACAACCCGCGATCGAAGGTATGCGCGGACTGCGTACGCTGGCGGCTCCCCGGTCGGCATACAGCGAAGCGGTTCGTAGCATTCGTAGCTCGCTTGTCACGGTCGGCGTGGCCCAGCACCGGGTCATCGTCGTGACCAGCGCCAACGCCCATGAAGGAAAGAGTGTTACCGCCAGAAACCTGGCGGTCAGCGTCGCCCAGCAGGGCAAGCGCGTCGTGCTGGTGGATGCGGACTTCCGCAGTACGGCAGATGCGGGCCCCGAGTTTACTGCGAAGGAGGGCCTCTCGACCCTGCTTGCCGGACCTCCAGTGGCTCCCACTCTTTTGCAGGTGCCGAAGCAACCCAATCTGTTCATCCTTCCCGGAGGCGCTACGCCGCCAAACCCTGCCGAGCTGCTGAGCTCGCCGCGGATGAATCTCCTTATCGATGAACTGAAGCAGCAGTTTGAACTCGTTCTGATCGACTCTCCCCCGGTGCTTCCGGTCGTCGACGCAGCAATTCTGAGCGCGATGGCTGACTCCACTGTCCTGGTTGCGCATCAAGGGGTCACGGAAGAGGCGTCCCTCGCTCGTGCCTATCAGATTCTGGCATCGCGAGCCAAGCCAGACAGTATCGCTGTGGTCTTGAACGGTGTCAGCACCAACTCCGATCTTTACCATAGCTACTTCGGCAAGACGACCGCCAACTACTACCAGGAGGACGCGCATGAGACTGCTTAA
- a CDS encoding flippase: protein MNLKAEIARLKESRLARNAGWMFLGQGLGLIFQTTYFIVLARLLGSREYGIYAGTFALVSMASQYSTIGSGTVFLRYVSPDKSKFPVYWGNILLITCTVSILVSAVLYFTARFILNPLSAALIFPAAVSVCFCTQIAVAAGQVFQAFEQLRVTAMMNLLTNIMRAIAAVAMLVLLHHATAWNWVVVSLFVSLAGAIIAVITVTVRLGLPKFDFSLMRRHWAEGLQYSFSQSTSSAYNDVDKTMLSHYGMNVQNGIYSMAYRVVEIASIPVFSVRDAATPKFFQQGAKGVTHSAALANSLLKRAMLLGVFSAACIFLFAPIIPHIIGKDYAESVYALRWLSLIPFFRSIHQMTGTALMGAGLQRYRTSTQIVAAAVNFLLNLWLIPAHGWQGAAWSSLLTDAGLGAMNWFMLKYACRKAEQKALASGVLLGEQ from the coding sequence ATGAACCTGAAAGCGGAGATTGCAAGACTTAAGGAAAGCCGGCTGGCCCGGAACGCCGGTTGGATGTTCCTGGGGCAGGGTCTCGGACTCATCTTTCAGACGACCTACTTTATCGTTCTGGCCCGGCTGCTGGGCAGCCGCGAGTACGGAATCTATGCGGGTACGTTCGCGCTGGTTTCGATGGCAAGCCAGTACAGCACCATCGGATCCGGAACGGTCTTCCTTCGTTATGTCAGCCCGGACAAGAGTAAGTTCCCCGTCTACTGGGGCAACATTCTTTTGATTACCTGCACCGTCAGCATCCTGGTCTCGGCGGTACTCTACTTCACTGCGCGTTTCATCCTCAATCCGCTAAGCGCCGCGTTGATCTTTCCAGCGGCCGTCAGCGTCTGCTTCTGCACCCAGATCGCAGTCGCCGCGGGACAAGTCTTCCAGGCCTTCGAGCAGCTTCGCGTCACCGCGATGATGAACCTGCTGACGAACATCATGCGCGCCATCGCAGCCGTCGCGATGCTGGTGCTGCTGCATCATGCGACGGCGTGGAACTGGGTTGTCGTCTCCCTCTTCGTCTCGCTCGCCGGCGCGATTATCGCGGTCATCACTGTGACCGTCCGGCTAGGGCTCCCGAAGTTCGACTTCAGCCTGATGCGACGGCATTGGGCTGAGGGTCTGCAATACTCCTTCTCGCAGTCGACCTCCTCCGCCTACAACGATGTCGATAAGACCATGCTCAGCCACTACGGGATGAACGTGCAGAACGGCATTTACTCCATGGCTTACCGCGTCGTCGAGATCGCCAGCATCCCGGTCTTCTCGGTGCGCGACGCGGCCACCCCGAAGTTCTTCCAGCAGGGCGCCAAGGGAGTCACGCACTCGGCCGCGCTGGCAAACTCGTTGCTCAAGCGGGCGATGCTGCTGGGAGTCTTCTCGGCTGCCTGCATCTTCCTCTTTGCTCCGATTATTCCGCACATCATTGGCAAGGACTACGCGGAGAGCGTCTATGCCCTGCGCTGGCTCAGCCTCATCCCCTTCTTCCGCAGCATCCACCAAATGACGGGAACCGCTCTGATGGGCGCAGGTTTACAGAGATATCGCACGTCAACGCAGATCGTTGCGGCCGCCGTGAACTTCCTGCTGAACCTATGGCTTATTCCGGCCCACGGCTGGCAAGGTGCCGCCTGGTCGAGCCTTCTGACCGACGCTGGCCTGGGCGCGATGAACTGGTTCATGTTGAAGTATGCCTGCCGTAAGGCGGAGCAGAAAGCTCTCGCCTCAGGCGTACTGCTGGGCGAGCAGTAG
- a CDS encoding glycosyltransferase, with the protein MRSATETNRCHSTIVVPCYNEAARFRHQPFLAFLADERHNARQVDFLFVNDGSSDATLSVLESLQSEAAKMGYPGRIAILDKKRNGGKGEAIRDGMAAALSPVGPAQEAPCEYIGFWDADLATPLSAIPQFLEVIEGHPHLHMIFGSRIRLLGRTIRRNPARHYLGRIFATAASKTLSLPIYDTQCGAKIFKATPDLAQVLALPFISRWIFDVEIIARYIQLRGREFCFNSIYEFPLDSWEDVAGSKVGPFDFFYAAFDILRIYRRYLAR; encoded by the coding sequence GTGAGATCGGCTACTGAAACAAATCGCTGTCATTCGACCATCGTCGTCCCCTGCTACAACGAAGCGGCCCGCTTCCGCCACCAGCCGTTTCTAGCGTTCCTGGCGGATGAGAGGCACAACGCGCGGCAGGTTGATTTTCTCTTCGTCAACGACGGCAGCAGCGACGCAACCTTGTCCGTGCTGGAATCGCTCCAGTCGGAGGCCGCAAAGATGGGATACCCCGGTCGCATTGCCATCCTAGACAAGAAGCGCAATGGCGGCAAGGGCGAGGCCATTCGCGATGGGATGGCGGCTGCGCTGTCTCCGGTCGGCCCAGCGCAGGAGGCACCCTGCGAGTACATCGGCTTCTGGGACGCGGACCTGGCCACACCGCTCTCGGCGATCCCGCAGTTTCTCGAGGTGATCGAGGGCCATCCCCACCTGCATATGATCTTCGGTTCCCGGATCCGGCTGCTCGGCAGAACCATTCGTCGCAATCCGGCGCGGCATTACCTGGGACGTATCTTCGCGACCGCTGCTTCGAAGACGCTTTCGCTGCCCATCTACGACACGCAGTGCGGCGCAAAGATCTTCAAGGCCACGCCGGATCTCGCACAGGTGCTTGCTTTGCCCTTCATCTCCCGCTGGATCTTCGACGTCGAGATCATCGCCCGCTACATTCAGCTTCGCGGGCGCGAATTCTGCTTCAACTCCATCTACGAGTTTCCACTGGATTCATGGGAGGATGTCGCCGGCTCGAAGGTGGGGCCATTCGACTTCTTCTACGCGGCCTTCGACATCCTTCGCATCTACCGGCGATACCTTGCGCGCTAG
- a CDS encoding SLBB domain-containing protein, translating into MRLLKTFSLAKIVAIFLFLFAVIGARAQESLLIGPGDLVHVVYFDAGELNQQSRVTDAGDFPLLMGGNIRIAGLTPEQAAAKIAAFMSSSHYLVNPRVVVTVDSYATQSVSVLGAVHLPGAYPIATGKTISEVLALAGGLLPDADRTVVVQRRVTGELLTFYNANSPLTTPDSSAPGVKRTGTTLLTREVMVYPGDTVRVAHAELVYVLGDVGRPGGFPIVNNDAPLTVLQLISLAGATNKTANPNSARLIRKLPDGKFEDIHLPLSSMQKGKQADRPLQAGDIIYVPFSYLKNALLGVGNIASAAGSATIYRY; encoded by the coding sequence ATGAGACTGCTTAAGACTTTTTCCTTGGCGAAGATTGTGGCGATCTTCCTGTTCCTGTTTGCAGTGATCGGCGCCCGTGCCCAGGAGAGCCTGCTCATCGGCCCTGGAGACCTGGTCCATGTCGTCTACTTCGACGCCGGCGAATTGAACCAGCAGAGCCGGGTCACCGACGCCGGTGATTTCCCCTTGTTGATGGGCGGCAATATCCGTATCGCTGGCCTGACCCCTGAGCAGGCCGCGGCAAAGATCGCCGCTTTCATGTCGAGCTCGCATTACCTCGTGAATCCTCGTGTCGTGGTGACCGTCGATAGCTATGCCACGCAGTCCGTCTCCGTGCTGGGTGCGGTTCATCTCCCCGGCGCTTATCCGATCGCGACCGGCAAGACGATCTCCGAGGTCCTTGCACTCGCGGGAGGGCTGTTGCCTGATGCTGATAGGACCGTCGTGGTACAGCGACGGGTTACCGGGGAGCTGTTGACCTTCTATAACGCGAACTCTCCTCTGACCACGCCTGACTCTAGCGCGCCGGGAGTGAAGCGCACCGGGACGACGCTGCTCACCCGCGAAGTAATGGTGTATCCCGGAGACACGGTTCGGGTCGCCCACGCGGAGCTGGTCTATGTCCTGGGCGACGTCGGCAGGCCTGGCGGATTCCCCATCGTGAACAACGATGCTCCGCTGACGGTGCTTCAGCTGATCTCCTTGGCGGGCGCAACGAACAAGACGGCAAATCCGAACAGCGCCAGACTGATCCGTAAGCTGCCGGATGGCAAATTCGAAGATATCCACCTCCCTCTCTCTTCCATGCAGAAGGGCAAACAGGCAGACCGGCCACTGCAGGCGGGCGACATCATCTATGTGCCGTTCAGCTATCTGAAGAACGCTCTGCTCGGTGTCGGCAACATAGCCAGCGCCGCAGGCAGCGCCACCATCTATCGCTACTAA